One Kushneria konosiri genomic window, TGGTGGCCGTGGTGCCCGACATGGCCGGTGGCCGTCTCTCCGGTCACGACCGTGATCTGCTGGGGCTTGCCCGTCAGCTGGCCGATGCTGATCCGGACCATCCCGGCGCCGTGCTGGCCATCGTCTATGGCGAGCACAAGGAATCCACCTTCGATGAGGCCGGTATCGATCGTCTGCTCTGTCTGGAAGGCGAGCAGTTTGACGGCTATACGCCTGAAAACCGTATTGCGGCTTTGCAGGGCGTGGATCGGGAGCTTTCACCGCGCTACTGGCTGATGCCGGATTCCACCCAGGGCGGCGGCGAACTGGGCCGACGTCTGGGCGTGCGCCTGGGCGAGCGTGCCGCCACCCAGGTCTGGCAGGTCGAAGCCAACAGCGACAGCGCCACCGGCTGGCGCTGCATCACCCGGGGTGCTGCCGGCACGACCGACATCGTTCGCGATCTGCCGCGCGTCGTGATTGCGCTGGCCGAGTGCGCTGATCCGATCACCGAGACCCGGCACGCAGCCGAACCCATCGAGCTCTCCCAGCCGCTGCCCAATGTGCTCGGTCGCATCGAGGACATTGGCGAAGTTGCCGTCGATCCGGCCAGCGTGTCGCTGGCGGAAGCCGAGTTCATCCTCTCTGCCGGCAACGGCGTCAAGGACTGGGATAACTATCATCACGCCGCCGAAGTGCTGGGGGCAACCAAGGGCGCCTCACGCGTGGCGGTCGACGATGGCCATATGCCGCGTGACCGTCAGGTCGGCGCCACCGGCACCTGGGTGTCGGCGAAGGTCTATGTGGCTGTGGGCATCTCGGGTGCCATTCAGCACCTGCAGGGCATTCAGACCTGCGAAAAGGTCGTGGCCATCAACCTTGATGAAGGCTGCGACATGGTCAAGCGTGCCGATCTGGCCGTGATTGGCGATGCCAACGCTATCCTTGCGGCGCTGGTTGAGCGCGTAGAGCAGTACCGCGCCGAGCAGGAGGAGAATCGCGATGCCGCTTAACGCCGAATCCTCAAGTGCTTCCGGACTCGATGTGGCCGTACTGGTCTCGATCGGGCGTCACCCGCTGACCGCGCGTACGCGTCGCGCCGACCAGGATGCCCGCGCCGTGGAAATGGCGCTGAGCCTCAAGGGCGCTTCGGTCAGTCTGATGCACGCCGGCCAGCATGACAGCAGCAATGAAGAGGCCATTCGTGGCTATCTCGGCATGGGGATTGAAGAGATCCGCCTGCTCGAGCAGATGCCTCAGGCCGATGTGGTGCCCGTGCTGACCGATGCCCTGCGCGCCAGTACGCCGCAGCTGGTGCTGACCGGTACGCGCGCCGAGACCGGGGAAGGCTCAGGCATTTTGCCCTATCTGCTCGCTGAAGCGCTGGGGTGGCCGGTCATTAACGGTCTGGCTGCCGTTGAAAAGGTCGAGAAGGGCGTGGCCACGGTGCTTCAGGCCCTGCCGCGTGGCAAGCGCCGCCGTCTGCGCGTGCGCCTGCCGGCGATCGCCACGGTGGATACCAGCGCCCCGGCGGCCCGTCAGAGTGCCTTTGGTCCGGCTCGCCGCGGCGAGCTCGAGGTCCAGTCGCAGGCCAGCGAAGCGGATGAGTCGCTGGCGCAGTGGCAGATTCAGCCGGCCCGCAAGCGTCCCAAGCGCCTCAAGGTTATCAAATCCTCTTCGGCTCGCGACCGCTTCAAGGCGGCGGCGGCCAAGGCCGACGGCGGTGGTGGACAGACCCTCACCGATGTCACGCCGGAGCAGGGCGCCGAAGCCATCTTTAAACTGCTCAGGGAAGAGGGTGTGCTGCGCTGATAACCTGCCGCGCGCCGCCATTGGTGACGCGCTAAAGGGATCACGAGCATCGGTTAAAAAAAGGGATTAAAACGCATTGTGCCCTGCCTTATGGCGGGGCGTTTTCGTTTATGGACCGCGCCGACAAGAGGATGGACCGCCAGAAGAGAAGAGAAGGGCTCAGTGGACCCGGCTGGAACAAAATGGGTCAAACGGGATGGTCTGGACAGGGCGGCTACACGGCAGGGCTGCTCGACGGATGCCGCCGAAGACACCATGGCACGTGATGGCGCCCACCACGGAAACCGGCCCCGAAGGGCCGGTCGGAAGTGCGTTGATAGCGCAGGGATCAGGAGCGGGCAGGTTGCATGTCCGTTGCGCGCTGACCGCGCTTTCGTACTACCCAGTAGCCCACGCTGCCTGCGGCCAGCAGCATCGCGCCGCAACCGGCTGCCAGCATATAGCCTCCTGTGACGGCCTGAGCAGATATGCCAAACGGGTCGGCCAGTGACTCAAGCGTCGTGGCGTACTGAACCCACAAAAAGACGCCGATGCCAATGCCGGCCAGCATGGTGCAGGCCGCAATCACACGGGTGCCGGAAATCCATGTGGCGCTGACCTCGCGGTCATACTCATGCAGAAAGTCACGATACGCCTGCTGAATGTCGGTGACCCGGGTCAGTCTGGAGGCCACGATGATCGCCACCAGTGCGGCCAGTGTGCTGAGCACGACCGGGTGAAGATAGACGGGCAGCGAGATCCACTGCGCCTGATCCATCAGCGACAGGGCGATATTACCGACAAAACCAACCGTCAGACCCCAGCCGGCTCCGGCGGCGGTAATACGACGGCTCCAGACGCTCATCAACGCCACCGGCCCCCAGGAAGACGCAAAGAGGGTAGCGGCAAACCAGACCACGGCCATGACCGCCGGCGACTGAAAGAGTGCAATGATCAGCGAGACCAGTCCGGCGCCCAGAATCGACAGGCGACTGGCACGCATGGCGGCCTTTTCGCTGCGGTTGGGCGGCAGGATGTCGTTGGAAAGACTAAAGCCGATGATCGATAAAAACGTCGAACACGAGGACAGCCCCGCGGCAAAGACACCGGTGAGAATGACCACGCCCAGCCAGGTCGGCAGGATATTGAGTGAGGCCCAGATCATGGCACGCTCGCCATCAAGGCTGCTGTCATAGAGGTTAATGGCCGCGCCGGTCATCATCATCAAGGCATAGAAAACGGCCAGGGCTACTGCCGTCAGCATGGCCGAGCGCATCACGACGTGCTCGTTGCGGGCCATGAGATAGCGACTCGACTGCCAGGGACTGGCGGCCAGCACCGCCGCCCAGACCAGTCCCAGAGTAATGCCCCAGGTCAGGGCTTCGCCCGGCGTCGAGAAGGTGGCGTCCGGTCCTTCCAGTACCCCATGCCACAGGGCGATGTCGGGCTTGTCGGTCTGGCTTAAAAGTCCTTCGATCACGCCATGCCAGCCGCCCAGATCCTGCAGGATATATATCGAACCGCCAAGCGCTGCCAGCGAAAAGATCACGAACATGATGGTATCGGTCACCATGACGCCGGGAGAGCCGGAGTAGAGAATAAAGCCGATATAGGTCAGCCATACCAGCACCAGCCCGGTCCAGTACGGCATGCCGGTCAGCTCCGAGAACATGATGCCGGCGCCCTGCATGACCCCTACCAGATACGCTCCGAGCCCAACCACGGTCGTCAGTCCGGCAATCATCTGCACGCGCCTTGAATCGAAGCGCTTGCCGAAGAACTCCGGCACTGTTCTGGCCTCGCTGCGCCGCAGATACCGGCCAAAGGCCAGCGCACCCAGCAGACACCCTGACGTACTGATGGCGGCGAAAATCAGCATCACAAAGGGATAGCCGTCGTAGGCAAAGCCGGTTTCGCCAAGAAAGGCACTGGTGCTCAGATAGCTGGCCACCAGCGTGCCCAGAATGAAAAAGGTCGGGGCATTGCGCCCGGCCACCAGGTAGTCATCGAGATGTTTGACGCGTCGCCCGGCCAGATGGCCGATCAAAAAGTAGCCGACGAGGCTGCACAGAATGGCGATGGTATAAACCATGAAAGGGCTCCAGCTTTATGAGTCTTTTATTGCTTGTATTGAAAAGCATGTCGCGAGCGACCCGAAGGCTCATGCGCGCCAGCGTCACGAGACATGGCATTTGCGACATGAAGCCTCAAAAAACAGGGCCGCCCCGAAGGGCGGCCCTGTTCTGCGTCGAGTATATCCGGTTTATCGAATTAAAGCGGCTGAGCAGCGCCGGTCGGTGACCCTGGCCCATACAGCTCTCGATGCAGGCCCATATAGAGGCTGCAACACATCAACAGCAGCACCACGGTAAACGGCAGTCCGGTAGCGACGGCACCGGCCTGAAGAGCGCTCATGGCCGTTGTGCCGCCACCGTAGAGCAGCACGCCGGCAATCGAGCCCTGCATGGTGGCCCAGAACACACGCTGGCCGCGGGGCGTATCGGTCTTGCCGCCGGCCGTAATGTTATCAATGACCAGCGAGCCCGAATCCGATGAGGTGATGAAAAACACCAGCACCAGAACAATGGCCAGAAACGAGGTCACACCGGACAGGGGAAGCTGCTCGAGCATGTGGAACATGGCAAGCGATACGTCATCGATACCGTTGGCCAGTTTGCCGATGTTGTTGGTGACCTGATAAAGCGCCAGTCCACCAAAGGTACTCATCCAGACCAGCGTGACCACGGTCGGGATCAGCAGTACGGCAATCAGGAATTCACGGACGGTGCGGCCTTTTGAAACGCGCGCGATAAACATGCCGACAAACGGGGACCAAGAGATCCACCATGCCCAGTAAAAGATGGTCCAGCCATGATACCAGGTGCCGTCATCGCGACCGATCCAGTTCGACAGCGGCAGGATATGGGTCGCGTAATCGACCGCCGTTTTGCCGATGCCGGCCAGTACGGTCAGGGTGGGTGCCACGGCAAGAACAAAGAGCAGTAGCAGGGCAGCAATGATCATATTGATGTTGGAGAAAAGCTTCACGCCGCCATCAATGCCACGCCATACCGAAATCAGGGTCAGCACGCTGACCACGATGATAATGGCCAGTTGTGTGCCCAGTGTGTTGGGGACATTGAAGAGATAGGCAAGCCCGCCGGCGGCCTGGGAGGCACCAAAGCCCAGCGAGGTGGCCAGACCAAAGACCGTGGCCAGAACGGCCAGAATGTCGATGATATGACCGGCCCAGCCACGGGTATGCTTGCCGAGAATAGGATAAAAGGCGGAGCGAAGCGTTAGCGGTAATCCGCGGTTGTAGGCAAAAAAGGCCAGTGACAATCCCACCACGGCGTAGATGGCCCAGGGGTGCAGACCCCAGTGGAACATGGTGGCACCCATGGCCGCACTGGCGCCTTCAGCCGTGCGAGCTGGTGCGTTGAGAGGCGTGCCGTACCAGTCCGTGTAGTAGGCCACGGGTTCGGCCACGCTCCAGAACATGAGACCGATCCCCATGCCGGCAGCAAAGAGCATGGCAAACCAGGACATGCGAGAATATTCGGGTCTGGCATTCTTGCCCCCCAGTCGAATGCGACCGACCGGCAGTACGATCAATGCCAGACAAAAGATCACGAAAACGTTGCCTGAAATCATGAAAAGCCAGTCGAAATGTTCAATCGACCAGCTCTTGGCCAGACCCAGCTGGGCGTTGGCCATGTCGGGATAGATCAGGGCATAGATAAGAAAGGCGAGAATGGCGGCGGCAGAAAGCGGAAAAACGGGATGGTGGAAA contains:
- a CDS encoding electron transfer flavoprotein subunit alpha/FixB family protein, with the protein product MSELVRRDPRKEWIARNRLHPQHLEVLAEIGGGSVASEWMGPNGLMRRNPHAVGFMGPNGIRRIDRSGAQQASQATGRSAEAKDSRRSVTIESPAFMVAVVPDMAGGRLSGHDRDLLGLARQLADADPDHPGAVLAIVYGEHKESTFDEAGIDRLLCLEGEQFDGYTPENRIAALQGVDRELSPRYWLMPDSTQGGGELGRRLGVRLGERAATQVWQVEANSDSATGWRCITRGAAGTTDIVRDLPRVVIALAECADPITETRHAAEPIELSQPLPNVLGRIEDIGEVAVDPASVSLAEAEFILSAGNGVKDWDNYHHAAEVLGATKGASRVAVDDGHMPRDRQVGATGTWVSAKVYVAVGISGAIQHLQGIQTCEKVVAINLDEGCDMVKRADLAVIGDANAILAALVERVEQYRAEQEENRDAA
- a CDS encoding electron transfer flavoprotein subunit beta, whose translation is MPLNAESSSASGLDVAVLVSIGRHPLTARTRRADQDARAVEMALSLKGASVSLMHAGQHDSSNEEAIRGYLGMGIEEIRLLEQMPQADVVPVLTDALRASTPQLVLTGTRAETGEGSGILPYLLAEALGWPVINGLAAVEKVEKGVATVLQALPRGKRRRLRVRLPAIATVDTSAPAARQSAFGPARRGELEVQSQASEADESLAQWQIQPARKRPKRLKVIKSSSARDRFKAAAAKADGGGGQTLTDVTPEQGAEAIFKLLREEGVLR
- a CDS encoding sodium:solute symporter family protein, yielding MVYTIAILCSLVGYFLIGHLAGRRVKHLDDYLVAGRNAPTFFILGTLVASYLSTSAFLGETGFAYDGYPFVMLIFAAISTSGCLLGALAFGRYLRRSEARTVPEFFGKRFDSRRVQMIAGLTTVVGLGAYLVGVMQGAGIMFSELTGMPYWTGLVLVWLTYIGFILYSGSPGVMVTDTIMFVIFSLAALGGSIYILQDLGGWHGVIEGLLSQTDKPDIALWHGVLEGPDATFSTPGEALTWGITLGLVWAAVLAASPWQSSRYLMARNEHVVMRSAMLTAVALAVFYALMMMTGAAINLYDSSLDGERAMIWASLNILPTWLGVVILTGVFAAGLSSCSTFLSIIGFSLSNDILPPNRSEKAAMRASRLSILGAGLVSLIIALFQSPAVMAVVWFAATLFASSWGPVALMSVWSRRITAAGAGWGLTVGFVGNIALSLMDQAQWISLPVYLHPVVLSTLAALVAIIVASRLTRVTDIQQAYRDFLHEYDREVSATWISGTRVIAACTMLAGIGIGVFLWVQYATTLESLADPFGISAQAVTGGYMLAAGCGAMLLAAGSVGYWVVRKRGQRATDMQPARS
- a CDS encoding BCCT family transporter, which produces MDDRNSLLTSGQDNKQMMGMDFHHPVFPLSAAAILAFLIYALIYPDMANAQLGLAKSWSIEHFDWLFMISGNVFVIFCLALIVLPVGRIRLGGKNARPEYSRMSWFAMLFAAGMGIGLMFWSVAEPVAYYTDWYGTPLNAPARTAEGASAAMGATMFHWGLHPWAIYAVVGLSLAFFAYNRGLPLTLRSAFYPILGKHTRGWAGHIIDILAVLATVFGLATSLGFGASQAAGGLAYLFNVPNTLGTQLAIIIVVSVLTLISVWRGIDGGVKLFSNINMIIAALLLLFVLAVAPTLTVLAGIGKTAVDYATHILPLSNWIGRDDGTWYHGWTIFYWAWWISWSPFVGMFIARVSKGRTVREFLIAVLLIPTVVTLVWMSTFGGLALYQVTNNIGKLANGIDDVSLAMFHMLEQLPLSGVTSFLAIVLVLVFFITSSDSGSLVIDNITAGGKTDTPRGQRVFWATMQGSIAGVLLYGGGTTAMSALQAGAVATGLPFTVVLLLMCCSLYMGLHRELYGPGSPTGAAQPL